A region of bacterium (Candidatus Blackallbacteria) CG13_big_fil_rev_8_21_14_2_50_49_14 DNA encodes the following proteins:
- the rimI gene encoding ribosomal-protein-alanine N-acetyltransferase — MSAYQVVPMLPEHVSKVSALEKICFGAHWTPTNFLRELENPRCHYFVTLKDQIPVAYLGYWQILEEAHITTVAVQPEFRKHYLAQDLLCRMLEDCLSKGVEWVTLEVKASNIAAQKLYEKFGFSVKGRRKNYYQAEKQDALIMWTENISDETYQALVQNLKSQIPVLH; from the coding sequence ATGTCGGCTTATCAGGTTGTACCCATGCTGCCGGAGCATGTTTCCAAGGTTTCTGCCCTGGAAAAAATTTGCTTTGGCGCACATTGGACACCCACCAATTTTTTACGCGAGCTTGAAAATCCGCGCTGCCATTATTTTGTAACCCTCAAAGACCAAATACCAGTGGCCTATTTGGGTTATTGGCAAATCCTGGAAGAGGCACATATTACCACTGTGGCTGTTCAGCCAGAATTTCGCAAGCATTATCTTGCCCAAGACCTGCTCTGCAGAATGCTCGAAGACTGTTTATCCAAAGGGGTTGAATGGGTTACCCTAGAAGTCAAAGCTTCGAATATTGCCGCTCAAAAGCTCTATGAAAAATTTGGATTCAGTGTCAAAGGGCGACGAAAAAATTACTATCAGGCAGAAAAACAAGATGCCCTGATCATGTGGACCGAAAATATTTCAGACGAGACCTATCAAGCACTGGTTCAGAACTTGAAATCTCAAATTCCTGTTTTACACTAA